In the genome of Triticum urartu cultivar G1812 chromosome 5, Tu2.1, whole genome shotgun sequence, one region contains:
- the LOC125507825 gene encoding cold-responsive protein kinase 1-like encodes MTCFRLLWWKKKSRSQIVQQDLDIPLHGNVKIYSSKELKRATRNFCSGNKLGQGSFGCVYLGKLKNGQKVAIKVLSSESKQGTREFLNELSVISSITHHNLVKLHGCCVDGGQKMLVYNYLENNSLARTLFGNAHSSIRFDWSTRAKICIGVADGLTYLHEEIRPHIVHRDIKASNILLDKDLSPKISDFGLAKLFPGNMTHISTRVAGTLGYLAPEYAIRGQLTKKADVYSFGVLLLEIVSGRWHTDPRLPLQDQFLLETAWTLYESGDLGSIIDRTLKDDFSTDEAHKFLKIGLLCTQDSPKVRPSMSTVAKMLKGECAVSDKIMRPGLITDVMDLKVRTIEPALQLSVSPPMSPLDNHSLVSNLAFAGSTVIRDSP; translated from the exons ATGACTTGCTTTCGTTTGCTCTGGTGGAAGAAAAAATCCAGAAGCCAAATTGTACAGCAGGACTTAG ACATACCACTCCATGGCAACGTGAAGATATACTCCTCCAAGGAGCTCAAAAGGGCCACAAGGAATTTCTGCTCAGGAAACAAACTTGGACAAGGTTCTTTCGGCTGCGTTTACCTG GGAAAGCTGAAGAATGGTCAAAAAGTTGCCATCAAGGTGCTCTCCTCTGAGTCAAAGCAAGGAACAAGGGAGTTCTTGAATGAACTGAGTGTCATATCCAGCATAACCCATCACAACCTCGTTAAACTGCACGGCTGCTGCGTCGATGGAGGTCAGAAAATGCTGGTCTACAATTATCTGGAGAACAACAGCCTTGCAAGGACCCTCTTTG GCAATGCCCACAGTAGTATCCGGTTTGACTGGAGCACAAGGGCGAAGATCTGCATTGGTGTCGCCGACGGTCTCACATATCTGCATGAAGAAATCCGGCCGCATATCGTCCACCGTGACATCAAGGCGAGTAACATTCTGCTTGACAAGGACCTGAGCCCCAAAATATCGGATTTCGGGCTAGCAAAGCTCTTCCCAGGCAACATGACGCATATCAGCACGAGGGTTGCAGGAACATT AGGGTATCTGGCACCGGAGTATGCAATCCGAGGGCAGCTGACAAAGAAGGCTGATGTGTACAGCTTTGGGGTTCTGCTGCTGGAGATTGTCAGTGGCAGGTGGCACACTGACCCCAGATTGCCTCTCCAAGATCAGTTCCTCCTAGAAACG GCTTGGACACTCTACGAGTCTGGTGATCTTGGGAGCATCATCGACAGGACCTTAAAAGATGATTTCAGCACCGACGAAGCTCATAAGTTTTTGAAAATAGGACTTCTGTGCACCCAGGATAGCCCCAAGGTCAGGCCCTCCATGTCGACAGTCGCCAAGATGCTAAAGGGTGAGTGTGCCGTCAGCGACAAGATCATGAGGCCAGGCCTGATCACAGATGTCATGGACCTGAAAGTCAGAACAATCGAGCCTGCTCTTCAGTTAAGTGTGTCTCCACCAATGTCTCCACTGGATAACCACTCACTGGTGTCTAACCTTGCATTCGCTGGTAGCACTGTGATAAGGGACAGCCCCTAA